In Candidatus Neomarinimicrobiota bacterium, the genomic stretch AGGGGAGGACCTACTTTGTCATCAGGGATTACCAGCGCCTGCGCACGATATTCGGTCGTCTGCTGCGCGAAGTTCAGCGCATCAAATCACAGGGCGACTACGAAGCCGCCAGGCAGCTCGTGGAGACCTACGGAGTCAAGGTCGACCCCCAGCTGCACGCGGAAGTGCTTGAGCGCTACGAAAAATTGGGCATCGCCCCCTACGGCGGGTTCATCAACCCCAGGCTGACTGCGGTGATGAAAGGGGACGACCTGGTGGACGTGGAGATTTCCTACCCCGATGACTTCAGTGCGCAAATGCTGGAATACGCCCGGGAGTACTCCTTCCTGCCCACCTACAATTGAGCCGGCCTGCAAGCGCCGCATCAGGGCGTCGCCGGGGCAACCGCTGCCGTCACGGGGAAGAGGTAGGTCGCCATGGGTAGCGGCACCAGCCAGCGGCTGTCCTCCGGGAGCTGCCCGTCAATGTAGTCCACGAAGGCGCGCAGCCGGGTGGTGTAAAATAGGGCCCGCGGGGGCTTGAGGGCCGAGCGGAAGAAATTCTCCCAATGCCCCAGGATCACATGGCGAGGCCGCATGCTTTGCAGCAGGGCGCCAGGGTAGTCCGTTACCTGGAACCAGGCGCCTACCGCAACGATAGCCAGATCGACACGGTGGCTATCCGTTAGAACAAATTCGGGCGGGGCCCCCAGAGGGAAATGGCTGGTGGCGTCTTGGTAGTGCACCCGGAAATCAACGTGGCCGTCAGCGGCGAGAAAGTCGATGAGGTAGGCCAAGGTCTGTCCCTCCCGCCAGCCCCAGGATCGGCGGGGGGCATGCTTCAGGCCGCCACGCACCTCCCCCTGCATTAAGTGCAGGCCCCAGGAATGGGGGCCATGGTCCGACTCGATGGCCATGAAACGGATGGTGCTATCACCCAGGTAAATCCACTCGCCCGGCTGCCCATCACGGGCAAGCCCGGGGCCCAGAACTCGCATCCGGCCAGCCAGAGACGGATCTGCGGCGACAACAATCCGGCCGACCGACGCACTGCCATAAATAGTGGCCTGCGGATGAAATCGGGCGGCGATGTAAGGCACGTCGAGGAGATGGTCATAGTGGGCATGCCCAACCAGAAT encodes the following:
- a CDS encoding MBL fold metallo-hydrolase — encoded protein: MSTLTRISATCGILLLAAGCAATGSIRPAPGAPDYLLAESATRDVIQVQYLGTGGYLFRRGDNALLTAPLYSNPGLLRVAFGRIAPRTARIDQLHPHANGADVQAILVGHAHYDHLLDVPYIAARFHPQATIYGSASVGRIVVAADPSLAGRMRVLGPGLARDGQPGEWIYLGDSTIRFMAIESDHGPHSWGLHLMQGEVRGGLKHAPRRSWGWREGQTLAYLIDFLAADGHVDFRVHYQDATSHFPLGAPPEFVLTDSHRVDLAIVAVGAWFQVTDYPGALLQSMRPRHVILGHWENFFRSALKPPRALFYTTRLRAFVDYIDGQLPEDSRWLVPLPMATYLFPVTAAVAPATP